In Enterobacter sp. 638, a single window of DNA contains:
- the dcuC gene encoding anaerobic C4-dicarboxylate transporter DcuC, with protein MLTFLELLMGVVVIVGVARYIIKGYSATGVLFVGGLILLIVSALMGHKVLPASAESTGYSATDIVEYIKILLMSRGGDLGMMIMMLCGFAAYMTHIGANDMVVKLASKPLQYINSPYILMIAAYFVACLMSLAVSSATGLGVLLMATLFPVMVNVGISRGAAAAICASPAAIILSPTSGDVVLAAKAAEMPLIDFAFKTTLPISIAAIIGMAVAHYFWQKYLDKKENISHEMLDVSEITTTAPSFYAILPFTPIVGVLIFDGKWGPQLHIITILVICMLLAAVLEFVRGFNTQKVYSGLEVAYRGMADAFASVVMLLVAAGVFAQGLSTIGFIQSLISIATSFGSASIILMLVLVILTMLAAMTTGSGNAPFYAFVEMIPKLAHSSGINPAYLSIPMLQASNLGRTISPVSGVVVAVAGMAKISPFEVVKRTSVPVLVGLVIVIVATEILVPATIAG; from the coding sequence ATGCTTACCTTTCTCGAACTCCTCATGGGAGTTGTCGTCATTGTTGGCGTCGCCCGCTACATCATTAAAGGCTATTCCGCGACCGGCGTTCTCTTTGTCGGTGGCTTGATACTGCTGATTGTTAGCGCGCTAATGGGCCATAAAGTATTACCCGCCAGCGCAGAGAGCACCGGTTATTCCGCTACGGATATTGTGGAATATATTAAAATCCTGCTGATGAGCCGCGGCGGCGATCTCGGCATGATGATTATGATGCTGTGTGGTTTCGCGGCGTATATGACACATATTGGCGCCAACGATATGGTGGTGAAACTGGCCTCCAAACCGCTGCAATATATTAATTCCCCGTACATCCTGATGATTGCCGCTTATTTCGTTGCCTGCCTGATGTCTCTGGCGGTGTCGTCTGCGACCGGTCTGGGCGTATTGCTGATGGCCACCCTGTTCCCGGTTATGGTGAACGTCGGGATTAGCCGTGGTGCCGCTGCGGCCATTTGTGCCTCCCCCGCTGCCATTATTCTCTCCCCAACCTCAGGTGACGTGGTCCTGGCCGCTAAAGCCGCGGAAATGCCGCTGATTGATTTCGCCTTTAAAACGACGCTGCCGATCTCCATTGCCGCGATTATCGGCATGGCGGTTGCTCACTATTTCTGGCAGAAGTATCTCGATAAAAAAGAAAACATCAGCCACGAGATGCTGGATGTCAGCGAAATCACCACCACCGCCCCGTCGTTTTACGCCATCCTGCCGTTCACCCCTATCGTGGGCGTACTGATTTTTGACGGCAAATGGGGCCCGCAACTCCACATCATCACCATTCTGGTGATCTGCATGTTGCTGGCCGCGGTACTGGAATTCGTGCGCGGGTTTAACACGCAAAAGGTCTATTCCGGTCTGGAAGTGGCGTATCGCGGCATGGCGGATGCCTTTGCCAGCGTGGTGATGCTGCTGGTTGCGGCTGGCGTATTTGCCCAAGGTCTGAGCACCATCGGCTTTATTCAGAGCCTGATCTCTATCGCCACCTCGTTTGGTTCCGCAAGCATTATTTTGATGCTGGTGCTGGTGATCCTCACCATGCTGGCGGCGATGACCACCGGGTCCGGTAACGCACCGTTCTATGCGTTCGTGGAGATGATTCCAAAACTGGCGCACTCTTCCGGCATCAACCCGGCGTACCTTTCTATCCCAATGCTGCAGGCATCTAACCTGGGCCGTACTATTTCGCCGGTTTCAGGCGTGGTGGTGGCGGTTGCGGGAATGGCGAAAATCTCCCCGTTCGAAGTCGTGAAACGCACCTCCGTCCCTGTTCTTGTGGGGCTGGTGATTGTGATTGTCGCGACCGAAATTCTGGTTCCCGCCACGATCGCAGGCTAA
- a CDS encoding copper-binding protein, with protein MRALFISALMGALFSLSSFTVQATEPSAAAQRWQGEGRVLEISPPKIILEHQAIPELKWPAMTMPFTLAKTAETSLVKPGDRVTFTLERAGDGFQIRSLTPLH; from the coding sequence ATGCGAGCTTTATTTATTTCCGCGCTGATGGGCGCGTTGTTTTCCCTTTCTTCTTTTACCGTTCAGGCAACCGAACCGTCTGCCGCCGCACAGCGCTGGCAGGGGGAGGGACGCGTACTGGAAATCTCACCACCCAAAATCATTCTTGAGCATCAAGCCATTCCTGAACTGAAATGGCCCGCGATGACCATGCCTTTCACCCTCGCGAAAACCGCTGAGACGTCCTTAGTGAAGCCCGGCGATCGCGTCACCTTCACGCTTGAGCGGGCGGGCGATGGGTTTCAGATACGCTCTCTGACGCCGCTGCACTAA
- a CDS encoding TolC family protein → MKKTTLSIWLGGVLLGVFCSAAQAEPWTLAQTLSVAQRYSAELSASRNEAQALDAMAESATQLPDPKLKFGIENVPVQGSNDQRFTREGMTMQRIGIMQSYVSAEKRERKSQTLQAQARGVVAKSATIRAALQRDTAQAWLDLALAQQALTIAHQRVSETERQQGVQKASVAAGSATPDSVLSLQMTLSAMRDSVTLTNRDVQLAQSRLFQLTGQAITKVQGPLPRYQRLPADEKTLADAIVRHPEVEAAQRESETAKARSAQSAVAAIPDVDVEVFYSHRAEGYDDMAGVMFTVDLPLFQSRRQDKEYAADVSRSMQAVDQLTLIQREHLAQVQSLVAQYQAAQTLWLRQRDDILPLQYARLNVLAAQYRSGQSALPALLEARRSVLDTELAVNQTEREMARTWAAIQWLTPQEITQ, encoded by the coding sequence ATGAAAAAAACAACACTGAGCATCTGGCTCGGTGGGGTGCTGCTCGGCGTGTTTTGCTCCGCCGCTCAGGCGGAGCCATGGACGCTGGCGCAAACCCTTTCCGTGGCCCAACGCTATTCTGCTGAACTTTCCGCCAGCCGTAACGAAGCGCAGGCGCTGGATGCGATGGCGGAATCCGCCACCCAACTTCCCGATCCCAAACTGAAGTTCGGCATCGAAAACGTGCCGGTTCAGGGCAGTAACGACCAGCGCTTTACCCGCGAAGGCATGACCATGCAGCGGATTGGCATCATGCAGAGTTATGTGAGTGCCGAAAAGCGCGAGCGTAAATCGCAGACCTTGCAGGCGCAGGCCCGCGGTGTGGTGGCGAAGTCTGCGACCATCCGCGCCGCGCTTCAGCGAGATACCGCGCAGGCGTGGCTCGATTTAGCGCTTGCTCAGCAGGCGCTAACAATCGCTCATCAACGCGTGAGTGAAACAGAGCGCCAGCAGGGCGTGCAGAAGGCGAGCGTGGCGGCAGGCAGCGCCACACCCGACAGCGTGTTGTCGCTCCAGATGACGCTTAGCGCGATGCGCGACAGCGTGACGCTGACGAACCGGGATGTGCAGCTGGCGCAAAGCCGTCTGTTTCAGTTGACCGGCCAGGCGATAACCAAGGTACAAGGCCCGCTGCCACGCTATCAGCGGTTACCGGCGGATGAAAAAACGCTGGCCGACGCGATAGTCCGACATCCCGAAGTCGAAGCGGCGCAGCGCGAATCAGAAACGGCGAAAGCCCGCTCGGCGCAGTCGGCCGTTGCAGCGATTCCTGATGTGGACGTGGAAGTGTTCTATTCCCATCGCGCCGAAGGGTACGACGATATGGCTGGGGTGATGTTTACGGTCGATCTGCCGCTGTTTCAGTCGCGTCGACAGGATAAAGAGTATGCCGCTGACGTGTCGCGCTCGATGCAGGCGGTGGATCAGTTGACGTTGATTCAACGCGAACATCTGGCGCAGGTGCAGTCTCTGGTGGCGCAGTATCAGGCCGCGCAAACGCTGTGGCTACGCCAGCGCGATGACATTTTACCGTTGCAGTACGCGCGGCTGAATGTGCTCGCCGCGCAGTATCGCTCCGGGCAATCGGCGCTGCCCGCGTTGCTTGAGGCGCGTCGCAGCGTGCTGGATACCGAACTGGCCGTAAATCAGACCGAGCGCGAAATGGCGCGAACCTGGGCCGCGATTCAATGGCTGACCCCACAGGAAATCACACAATGA
- a CDS encoding efflux RND transporter periplasmic adaptor subunit → MKTTTLTAVTLAVLLAAGGGYFLGQRQSHATPEVVKTAERNVLYWYDPMMPGQRFDKPGKSPFMDMELVARYADEEKAATGVGVNAQQQQNLGMKTAKVQMRQLTQPFTAFATVSINERMLTTIPAPTAGVISKLYVRAEQQQVKAGEALAEIWVPQWTTAQQEYLAVRQLGDAMLTRAARDRLALQFMSEETIRALDRSGKPQTRLTLRSEQAGYVAKLNVREGAQVAATAQVFDMASLDSVWLVVDYPQNQAQALTVGSEMMATSESFPGQRFHGTVSELLPQMDTATRTLKARVLMDNPQHTLKPGMFLNVVRAGQKTEASVLAVPEESVINSGASQRVLLATGEGYFHPVNVTTGVSADGWTEILTGVQAGDTVVTSGQFLIDSEASLRSALPEVTK, encoded by the coding sequence ATGAAAACAACAACGTTAACCGCTGTGACGCTCGCCGTACTGCTGGCTGCTGGCGGAGGATATTTCCTTGGACAGCGCCAGTCGCATGCCACACCTGAAGTTGTGAAAACGGCGGAGCGCAACGTGCTCTACTGGTACGACCCGATGATGCCCGGACAGCGTTTTGATAAGCCGGGCAAATCACCGTTTATGGACATGGAGTTGGTGGCGCGTTATGCCGACGAAGAGAAAGCAGCAACGGGCGTGGGAGTGAACGCTCAACAGCAGCAAAACCTCGGGATGAAGACCGCCAAAGTGCAGATGCGTCAGCTTACGCAGCCGTTTACGGCCTTTGCGACCGTGTCGATCAACGAGCGGATGCTGACCACGATCCCTGCGCCTACCGCGGGCGTGATTTCAAAACTGTACGTGCGAGCCGAGCAACAGCAGGTCAAGGCCGGTGAGGCGCTGGCAGAGATCTGGGTTCCGCAGTGGACGACCGCGCAGCAGGAATATCTGGCCGTCCGTCAGCTTGGCGATGCGATGTTAACCCGCGCCGCACGCGACAGGCTGGCGCTCCAGTTTATGTCAGAAGAGACGATCCGCGCGCTGGATCGTAGTGGAAAACCGCAAACCCGATTAACCCTGCGGTCAGAACAAGCTGGGTATGTGGCAAAGCTGAACGTCCGGGAGGGCGCGCAGGTGGCGGCCACCGCACAGGTGTTTGATATGGCTTCGCTGGACAGCGTATGGCTGGTGGTCGATTACCCGCAAAATCAGGCGCAAGCGCTCACGGTGGGCAGCGAAATGATGGCGACGTCGGAAAGCTTTCCGGGCCAGCGCTTTCACGGCACCGTCAGCGAGCTATTGCCGCAGATGGATACTGCCACGCGAACCCTCAAGGCACGCGTTTTGATGGACAATCCGCAACACACGCTTAAGCCGGGGATGTTCCTGAACGTCGTTCGTGCAGGGCAAAAAACGGAGGCGTCGGTGCTGGCGGTACCGGAGGAGTCGGTGATCAATAGCGGGGCATCGCAGCGTGTGCTGCTGGCAACCGGCGAGGGTTATTTCCATCCGGTGAACGTCACAACGGGTGTGAGCGCCGATGGCTGGACGGAGATTCTCACAGGGGTGCAGGCGGGCGACACCGTGGTGACGTCGGGGCAATTCCTGATCGACTCTGAAGCCAGTCTGCGTAGCGCATTGCCGGAGGTGACGAAATGA
- a CDS encoding efflux RND transporter permease subunit, which translates to MIAAVIRASLRNRLLVILAACVMAGWGWWAVQRAPLDALPDLSDVQVIVKASYPGKAPQVIEDQVTWPLTTSMLSVPGAKTVRGFSMFGDAYVYVLFEDGTDLYWARSRVLEYLSQVQSQLPAGVKASLGPDATGVGWIYEYALVDRTGKHSLADLRALQDWTLKFELKTVPNVSEVASIGGMVRQYQIVVTPEKMRALNITHGQIVSAVQAANKESGGALLEMGEAEYMVRTTGYLRTLDDFRNVVITTRDGIPVLLKDVATVGLGPEIRRGVAELNGEGEVAGGVVVMRYGQNALETLHAVKEKLSALQKTLPEGVEIVPVYDRSKLIEESVKTLTHKLLEEFAVVVLVCALFLFHFRSALVAIVSLPLGILGAFVVMHYQGINANIMSLGGIAIAIGAMVDAAIVMIENMHKVLEQWRHDHPDEEPASADYWRLAERAAVEVGPALFCSLLIITLSFIPVFSLEAQEGRMFSPLAFTKTWAMAMAAGLGITLIPVLMGYFIRGKIPDEKANPINRFLIRLYEPLLDKVLAFPKTTLALALLLLLVTLWPLSRLGSEFMPPLDEGDLLYMPSTLPGISAREASRLLQQTDRLIKSVPEVASVFGKAGRADTATDPAPLTMLETTIHFIPREQWRPGMTPAKLVEELDKIVSIPGIANVWVPPIRNRLDMLATGIKSPVGIKVNGSNIADIERVAAQIEQIVKQVPGVTSALAERLAGGRYVDIRIDRQKAARYGVSVDELQGMVSTLVGGDNIGEVLQGRERYPINVRYPRDVRDSVEKLRMLPVITTNGSQITLGELADIVVTEGPPMLKSENARLSNWIYVDLRGRDLKSAVTEMQQRVAEKIALPQGVSLSWSGQFEYLERATEKLKIVLPITLMIIFILLWLTFKRISDVLLIMGTLPFALIGGVWLLWLLGYNLSVAGAVGFIALAGVAAEFGVIMVLYLNQALDKYRQRDPEGGNRMVMRAIHEGAVLRVRPKVMTVATIMAGLLPIMWGGGSGSEVMQRIAAPMIGGMVTAPLLSMLVIPALYKLLHKS; encoded by the coding sequence ATGATTGCTGCCGTGATTCGTGCGTCGTTACGTAACCGTCTGCTGGTTATTCTGGCGGCCTGTGTGATGGCGGGCTGGGGCTGGTGGGCGGTGCAACGCGCACCGCTAGATGCGTTGCCCGACCTGTCGGATGTGCAGGTTATCGTCAAAGCCAGTTATCCGGGTAAAGCGCCGCAGGTGATTGAGGATCAGGTGACCTGGCCGCTGACGACGTCAATGCTGTCAGTGCCCGGCGCTAAAACCGTGCGCGGTTTTTCGATGTTTGGCGACGCCTATGTGTATGTGTTGTTTGAAGATGGCACCGATCTCTACTGGGCGCGCTCACGGGTGCTGGAGTATTTAAGCCAGGTGCAGTCGCAATTACCGGCGGGAGTAAAAGCCTCTCTGGGACCGGATGCGACGGGCGTGGGCTGGATCTATGAGTACGCGCTCGTCGATCGCACGGGTAAGCACAGCCTGGCCGATTTACGCGCACTTCAGGACTGGACGCTCAAGTTTGAGCTGAAAACGGTACCGAATGTGTCGGAAGTGGCGAGCATCGGCGGGATGGTGCGTCAGTATCAGATTGTGGTCACCCCTGAGAAAATGCGCGCGCTGAATATTACTCACGGGCAGATCGTGAGCGCGGTACAGGCGGCAAACAAGGAGAGCGGCGGCGCGTTGCTGGAGATGGGGGAAGCGGAATACATGGTGCGTACCACCGGTTATCTGCGCACGCTGGATGATTTCAGGAACGTGGTGATCACCACACGCGACGGGATCCCTGTATTGCTAAAAGACGTAGCGACGGTCGGCCTGGGGCCGGAGATCCGTCGGGGTGTGGCGGAGCTTAACGGCGAGGGCGAAGTCGCGGGCGGCGTGGTGGTGATGCGTTACGGGCAGAACGCGCTTGAAACGCTTCATGCTGTGAAAGAAAAACTCAGCGCGCTGCAAAAAACGCTGCCAGAAGGGGTTGAGATTGTTCCGGTGTACGACCGATCGAAGTTGATTGAGGAATCGGTCAAAACGCTGACGCACAAACTGCTGGAGGAGTTCGCCGTCGTCGTTCTGGTGTGTGCGCTGTTTCTGTTTCACTTCCGTTCCGCGCTGGTGGCGATTGTTTCGCTGCCGCTGGGGATTTTGGGCGCGTTTGTGGTGATGCACTATCAGGGTATCAACGCCAATATTATGTCGCTGGGCGGGATTGCCATTGCCATCGGTGCGATGGTGGATGCCGCGATCGTAATGATCGAGAACATGCACAAAGTGCTGGAGCAGTGGCGGCACGATCATCCAGACGAAGAACCGGCATCGGCGGACTACTGGCGTCTGGCGGAGCGTGCCGCAGTGGAAGTGGGACCTGCGCTGTTTTGTAGCCTGCTGATCATTACGCTGTCGTTCATTCCGGTATTTTCCCTTGAGGCGCAGGAAGGGCGCATGTTTTCGCCGCTGGCTTTTACCAAAACCTGGGCGATGGCCATGGCCGCGGGGCTGGGCATCACGCTCATTCCGGTGCTAATGGGTTATTTTATTCGCGGTAAAATTCCTGACGAAAAAGCCAATCCGATTAACCGTTTTTTGATTCGGCTTTATGAACCGCTGCTCGATAAAGTTCTGGCGTTTCCCAAAACGACGCTGGCGCTGGCATTGCTGCTTTTACTGGTGACGCTGTGGCCGCTGAGTCGTCTTGGCAGTGAGTTTATGCCCCCGCTGGACGAAGGCGATCTGCTGTATATGCCGTCTACGCTGCCGGGAATTTCGGCGCGCGAAGCCAGCCGTTTGCTGCAACAAACGGATCGGTTAATTAAAAGCGTACCGGAAGTGGCGAGCGTGTTTGGTAAGGCTGGACGGGCTGACACAGCGACCGATCCCGCGCCGCTCACGATGCTGGAAACAACGATCCACTTTATCCCGCGTGAACAATGGCGGCCGGGCATGACGCCCGCGAAATTGGTCGAAGAACTGGATAAAATCGTCTCAATACCCGGTATCGCGAACGTGTGGGTGCCACCGATTCGCAATCGCCTTGATATGCTGGCGACGGGCATCAAAAGCCCGGTGGGGATTAAGGTGAACGGCAGCAATATTGCCGATATTGAACGTGTCGCTGCTCAGATTGAGCAGATTGTGAAACAGGTGCCGGGCGTGACGTCTGCGTTGGCCGAGCGGCTGGCGGGTGGGCGCTACGTGGATATCCGTATCGACAGGCAAAAAGCCGCACGGTATGGCGTGTCGGTTGACGAGTTGCAGGGGATGGTCTCCACCTTGGTTGGCGGTGACAATATCGGCGAAGTGCTTCAGGGCCGAGAACGTTACCCCATCAATGTGCGCTACCCCCGCGACGTTCGCGATAGCGTCGAAAAGCTCCGAATGTTACCCGTTATCACCACGAATGGGAGCCAGATTACTCTGGGTGAACTGGCGGACATCGTCGTCACAGAAGGCCCGCCAATGCTGAAAAGTGAGAATGCGCGGCTCTCGAACTGGATTTATGTGGATCTGCGTGGACGAGATTTGAAGTCGGCGGTGACCGAAATGCAGCAGCGGGTTGCGGAGAAGATCGCGCTTCCTCAGGGGGTATCGCTGTCGTGGTCCGGACAATTTGAATATCTGGAGCGTGCCACAGAGAAATTGAAAATCGTTCTCCCAATAACCTTAATGATTATCTTTATTCTTTTGTGGCTGACCTTTAAACGTATTTCTGATGTCTTATTAATAATGGGGACATTACCTTTTGCGCTTATCGGCGGGGTGTGGTTGCTTTGGCTGCTGGGATATAATCTTTCCGTTGCGGGTGCCGTCGGCTTTATAGCGCTTGCCGGTGTTGCTGCCGAGTTTGGCGTTATTATGGTGCTGTATCTCAATCAGGCGCTTGATAAATATCGTCAGCGAGATCCTGAGGGTGGAAACAGGATGGTAATGCGTGCGATCCATGAAGGAGCAGTCCTGCGCGTGCGGCCAAAAGTGATGACCGTCGCGACGATTATGGCGGGCTTACTGCCGATTATGTGGGGCGGTGGCAGCGGTTCCGAGGTCATGCAGCGCATCGCCGCGCCGATGATAGGGGGAATGGTCACCGCGCCTTTGTTGTCGATGTTAGTTATTCCCGCACTGTATAAATTGTTGCATAAAAGTTAG
- the pagP gene encoding lipid IV(A) palmitoyltransferase PagP — MYLFVLFIFAQLTLSTSAVADETTSQKGWFSTFTDNVTQTWNEPEHYDLYVPAITWHARFAYDKEKTDRYNERPWGAGFGQSRWDDKGNWHGLYLMAFKDSYNKWEPIGGYGWEKTWRPLADDNFHLGLGYTAGFTARDNWKYIPIPVLLPLASIGYGPATFQMTYIPGTYNNGNVYFAWMRFQF; from the coding sequence ATTTATTTGTTTGTGTTGTTTATTTTTGCACAGCTTACGCTTTCAACATCGGCAGTCGCGGATGAGACGACATCGCAAAAAGGGTGGTTCTCGACTTTCACCGACAACGTGACGCAGACATGGAATGAGCCAGAGCATTACGATCTGTATGTGCCAGCTATAACGTGGCATGCCCGTTTTGCGTACGACAAAGAGAAAACGGACCGTTATAACGAGCGCCCATGGGGTGCGGGTTTTGGTCAGTCACGCTGGGATGACAAAGGCAACTGGCACGGTTTGTATCTGATGGCGTTTAAAGATTCCTATAACAAATGGGAACCTATCGGCGGCTATGGCTGGGAGAAAACCTGGCGTCCGCTGGCGGATGATAATTTCCATTTGGGTCTGGGGTACACGGCCGGCTTTACGGCGCGTGATAACTGGAAATACATCCCCATTCCGGTGCTGTTACCGCTGGCGTCAATCGGCTACGGCCCGGCGACCTTCCAGATGACCTACATTCCTGGAACGTATAACAACGGAAACGTGTACTTCGCCTGGATGCGCTTCCAGTTTTAA
- the cspE gene encoding transcription antiterminator/RNA stability regulator CspE encodes MSKIKGNVKWFNESKGFGFITPEDGSKDVFVHFSAIQTNGFKTLAEGQRVEFEITNGAKGPSAANVTAL; translated from the coding sequence ATGTCTAAGATTAAAGGTAACGTTAAGTGGTTTAATGAGTCCAAAGGATTCGGTTTCATTACTCCGGAAGATGGCAGCAAAGATGTGTTCGTTCACTTCTCTGCAATCCAGACTAATGGTTTCAAAACCCTGGCTGAAGGCCAGCGCGTTGAGTTCGAAATCACTAACGGTGCCAAAGGTCCTTCTGCTGCTAACGTAACTGCTCTGTAA
- the crcB gene encoding fluoride efflux transporter CrcB, producing the protein MLQLLLAVFIGGGTGSVARWFLSMRFNPMHQAIPLGTLTANLIGAFIIGVGLAWFNRMTHIDPMWKLLITTGFCGGLTTFSTFSAEVVFLLQDGRINWALANIAVNMLGSFAMTALAFWLFSAASAH; encoded by the coding sequence GTGTTACAACTCCTTTTAGCGGTTTTTATTGGTGGTGGGACAGGTAGCGTAGCGCGATGGTTTCTCAGCATGCGCTTTAACCCTATGCATCAGGCCATTCCATTGGGGACGCTTACGGCAAATCTGATAGGCGCTTTTATCATTGGAGTGGGGCTGGCCTGGTTTAATCGAATGACCCATATCGACCCGATGTGGAAACTGCTGATCACCACCGGATTCTGTGGCGGCCTGACGACCTTTTCAACCTTCTCTGCCGAAGTGGTTTTTTTGTTGCAGGATGGTCGCATAAACTGGGCGCTGGCAAACATTGCCGTCAATATGCTGGGTTCGTTTGCGATGACGGCGCTCGCATTTTGGTTATTTTCCGCCGCAAGCGCGCACTAA
- a CDS encoding deaminated glutathione amidase yields MIVAVGQFAVTADWHENARLCVALMAQSARQDAALLVLPEALLARDDNDPDLSVKSAQRLDGGFLTLLLAESKSNRLTTILTVHVPTTQGRAENTLVVLREGKIIAHYAKLHLYDAFNIQESRLVDPGNQIPPLIDIDGIRFGLMTCYDLRFPEMALNLALAGADALVLPAAWVKGPLKEHHWATLLTARALDTTCYVVASGECGNKNIGQSRVVDPLGVTIAAAGEAPALLMAEIDRERIALARRQLPVLRNRRFAPPQLL; encoded by the coding sequence ATGATTGTTGCAGTTGGGCAGTTCGCTGTAACGGCAGACTGGCATGAAAATGCGCGTCTCTGTGTCGCATTGATGGCGCAGTCGGCAAGACAGGACGCTGCATTGCTGGTGCTGCCTGAAGCGCTTTTGGCGCGTGATGATAACGATCCTGATCTCTCCGTTAAATCTGCGCAGCGACTGGACGGCGGTTTTTTGACGCTGTTACTGGCAGAGAGCAAAAGTAACAGACTCACCACGATTTTAACGGTCCACGTTCCGACGACTCAGGGCAGAGCCGAAAACACGCTTGTCGTTTTGCGTGAAGGGAAAATCATTGCGCACTATGCAAAACTCCATCTCTACGATGCGTTCAATATTCAGGAATCCCGACTGGTTGACCCCGGGAATCAGATTCCGCCGCTGATAGATATCGACGGCATCCGTTTTGGATTGATGACTTGCTACGATTTACGTTTCCCGGAGATGGCACTGAACCTTGCCCTGGCAGGGGCTGACGCATTGGTTCTGCCTGCGGCATGGGTGAAAGGCCCGCTTAAAGAGCATCATTGGGCAACATTGCTCACCGCGCGGGCGCTGGATACAACATGCTATGTGGTGGCGTCTGGAGAGTGCGGCAATAAAAATATCGGGCAAAGCCGTGTGGTTGATCCGCTCGGGGTGACTATCGCGGCGGCAGGCGAGGCACCCGCGCTTCTGATGGCGGAGATTGATCGCGAGCGAATCGCACTCGCGCGTCGACAATTACCGGTGCTACGCAACAGACGGTTTGCGCCACCGCAATTATTATGA
- the tatE gene encoding twin-arginine translocase subunit TatE: MGEISITKLLVVAALVVLLFGTKKLRTLGGDLGTAIKGFKKAMNDDDANAKKTADGDVTAEKLSHKE, translated from the coding sequence ATGGGTGAGATTAGTATTACCAAACTGCTGGTGGTCGCGGCGCTGGTTGTTCTGCTGTTTGGTACCAAGAAGTTACGTACGCTGGGCGGAGACCTGGGTACGGCCATTAAAGGCTTCAAAAAAGCGATGAACGATGACGACGCTAATGCGAAGAAAACCGCAGATGGCGACGTTACGGCGGAAAAGCTCTCGCACAAAGAGTAA